One segment of Bacteroides caecimuris DNA contains the following:
- a CDS encoding fimbrillin family protein — translation MRKFFWTATVIGLLTACSQTDEIPAKDSMADNQQIRIHVGVNNLQTRAGYDNTNLDRFGLIINNTVDATCNYNVEMLKTGNAWEAANGTPLTWDEKRSPINVCAFAPYQKDVTMDGNLPIGVPVSYADANEVKAADFLLMKAQVNPQSDLTEDGSLRINLKHKLCKLTISFTGASEITDLKVNGTVLSGSCNLSTENPVVTANGTDGSITPFKESDGTYQCILMPQTVESGKLNVTFTTGGRNFSWTSNQAITFEENHSYALPLEVAGASLSLKKSVKARTWDVTAENEVLTIDK, via the coding sequence ATGAGAAAATTTTTTTGGACTGCAACGGTCATCGGATTATTGACCGCCTGCTCACAGACAGACGAGATACCTGCCAAAGATTCGATGGCAGACAACCAGCAGATACGTATTCATGTAGGTGTGAACAACCTGCAAACACGTGCCGGATATGACAATACGAATTTAGACCGTTTCGGTCTGATTATAAACAACACCGTGGATGCCACTTGCAACTACAATGTAGAGATGCTAAAGACAGGCAATGCGTGGGAAGCTGCCAACGGTACGCCACTGACATGGGATGAAAAACGTTCCCCAATAAACGTATGCGCCTTTGCTCCCTACCAAAAGGATGTAACCATGGACGGAAATCTACCCATAGGAGTACCCGTAAGTTATGCGGATGCCAATGAAGTAAAAGCTGCGGATTTTCTGCTGATGAAAGCCCAAGTGAACCCTCAGAGCGACTTAACGGAAGACGGCAGCCTCCGCATCAATCTGAAACATAAATTATGCAAACTGACAATCAGTTTCACCGGTGCAAGTGAAATTACCGACTTGAAAGTAAACGGAACAGTGTTGAGCGGTAGTTGCAACCTATCAACAGAAAATCCTGTAGTAACCGCCAATGGCACAGACGGCAGCATCACGCCTTTCAAAGAAAGCGACGGCACATATCAATGCATCCTGATGCCACAAACGGTGGAATCGGGTAAGCTGAACGTCACCTTCACTACCGGCGGACGCAACTTCAGCTGGACCTCAAACCAAGCAATCACATTCGAAGAGAACCACTCCTATGCGTTGCCTTTGGAAGTGGCAGGCGCAAGCCTTTCACTTAAGAAAAGCGTAAAAGCACGTACGTGGGATGTCACAGCTGAAAATGAAGTTTTAACTATAGACAAGTAA
- a CDS encoding BACON domain-containing protein: MHLFKKYMSVLTAVMLLFCVNACKDEDEGELAPWFRFTNSNGVVFPSLNEVDFGAHEYVMNVYTNINWEVTSDAEWLYATPDKRLGCVQGKIIIKENTVEEERTGTITVRSENPKLPVHTIVFHQSAAPHKVEKLFITPEKKGTGDGWTWENAMGAKELETLLSDATDLSEISIYLSEGTFNITAGTNITKKVKSIEGGYTPEGDPSSNPTILTFGTKPSALTSMFRMNENAEVTFKNCIFDGGYNETEKGYGRAFEIRHKTALLQLTECDIQHFSVRGTDSGDHSGAAIFVTEGAFRLNKVNITHNVVHQRGVIYLNVDGDRYGYGFMNNVLIADNISESWWGVAIHAKKALCMNNVTICNNTNEGNGNHATINGSGSFFIANTTVIAQNPTVETTWTNFGAFRCETNVSSGESAVIINSIFGNDTDDGLTMTDSGSGASFKSGGWCLYGKTQNWLVSQQATTDTSYTDQAIAKLGKYEDGAFQWNPTAINTLQFAKYADILKAAKEFTPASIPTLGQDFVNWMGEEAFGLDGKGNPRNPNRMLPGAYDTGLQ, encoded by the coding sequence ATGCATTTATTCAAGAAATATATGAGTGTCTTGACAGCCGTCATGTTGTTGTTCTGCGTGAATGCCTGTAAAGACGAAGACGAAGGCGAACTGGCACCTTGGTTCCGGTTCACCAATTCGAATGGTGTAGTATTCCCTTCGTTGAACGAAGTGGACTTCGGTGCTCACGAATATGTCATGAACGTATATACCAATATCAATTGGGAAGTCACTTCTGATGCGGAATGGCTCTATGCCACTCCCGACAAGCGTCTGGGCTGTGTGCAAGGCAAAATTATCATAAAGGAAAATACAGTGGAAGAAGAACGTACGGGAACAATCACCGTACGTTCCGAAAATCCGAAACTTCCCGTCCACACTATCGTATTCCACCAATCTGCCGCACCACACAAAGTAGAAAAGTTATTTATCACACCTGAAAAGAAAGGTACGGGCGACGGCTGGACATGGGAAAACGCCATGGGAGCAAAGGAACTGGAAACTCTGTTGTCAGATGCCACCGACTTGTCCGAAATCAGCATCTATCTAAGTGAAGGTACGTTCAATATCACTGCAGGAACAAATATCACCAAGAAAGTCAAATCTATCGAAGGCGGCTACACTCCGGAAGGGGACCCCTCTTCCAACCCGACCATACTGACTTTCGGAACGAAACCTTCGGCACTGACTTCTATGTTCAGAATGAATGAGAATGCAGAAGTAACATTCAAAAACTGTATATTCGATGGCGGTTACAATGAAACCGAAAAAGGATATGGTCGTGCTTTCGAGATAAGACATAAAACAGCCTTGCTGCAACTTACCGAATGCGATATCCAGCATTTCAGTGTGAGAGGTACAGACTCGGGCGACCATTCCGGTGCAGCTATCTTTGTCACGGAAGGAGCATTCAGGCTGAACAAAGTAAATATCACTCATAATGTAGTCCACCAGCGCGGAGTAATTTATTTAAATGTAGACGGCGACCGATACGGCTACGGCTTTATGAACAATGTATTGATAGCGGACAACATAAGCGAAAGCTGGTGGGGAGTAGCCATTCATGCTAAAAAAGCCCTTTGCATGAACAATGTCACCATTTGCAATAATACTAATGAAGGCAACGGCAACCATGCAACAATCAATGGAAGTGGTAGTTTCTTCATTGCCAACACTACCGTGATAGCCCAAAATCCAACGGTAGAAACCACATGGACTAATTTCGGTGCATTCCGTTGCGAAACTAATGTCTCCAGTGGCGAATCGGCTGTAATTATCAATTCCATATTCGGAAATGATACGGATGATGGACTGACTATGACAGATAGCGGAAGCGGAGCTTCTTTCAAATCCGGCGGTTGGTGTCTGTATGGAAAAACACAAAATTGGTTAGTTAGCCAGCAAGCTACTACCGATACTTCCTATACTGACCAAGCGATAGCCAAACTCGGCAAGTATGAAGACGGTGCTTTCCAATGGAACCCTACAGCAATAAATACGCTTCAGTTTGCTAAATATGCCGATATTCTGAAAGCAGCCAAAGAATTCACACCGGCTTCCATCCCGACTTTGGGACAAGACTTTGTGAACTGGATGGGTGAAGAAGCCTTCGGTCTTGACGGCAAAGGTAACCCACGCAACCCGAACAGGATGCTGCCCGGAGCTTATGATACCGGATTGCAATAA